The Ignatzschineria rhizosphaerae genome contains a region encoding:
- a CDS encoding Imm58 family immunity protein has translation MHFFKRYWVFLLIIAILLYFVISLLMTSIDRGITNMYDDLSIHSLMVTIEEMGVLIHYDWLGLDRSDAFLKMHQIIERYPDLSLFIKEESTQQVYFSGMMFCFENDRVVDVVTSLECPLSDLKVN, from the coding sequence ATGCATTTTTTCAAGCGTTATTGGGTGTTTTTATTGATTATTGCCATTTTGTTATATTTTGTGATTTCATTATTAATGACAAGTATTGATCGGGGAATTACCAATATGTACGATGATTTGAGTATTCATTCATTAATGGTGACGATAGAGGAAATGGGAGTATTGATCCATTATGATTGGCTGGGACTCGATCGTTCAGATGCGTTTTTAAAAATGCATCAAATTATTGAAAGATATCCAGATTTATCACTCTTTATAAAAGAAGAGTCTACTCAACAGGTTTATTTTTCTGGAATGATGTTTTGTTTTGAAAATGATCGGGTTGTCGATGTTGTAACGAGCTTAGAATGTCCTTTATCTGACTTAAAGGTAAATTGA
- a CDS encoding tRNA (cytidine(34)-2'-O)-methyltransferase → MNKQLSIILYEPEIPPNTGNIIRLCANSGAKLHLIEPLGFNLEEKALRRAGLDYAEWADMNVWPNLQACLEAIKPHKVYAMTTKGSRNFFEAQFEENDALIFGPETRGLPEDFIFGLPAEQRLRLPMVENAGRSLNLSNSVAIAVYEAWRQFEFQ, encoded by the coding sequence ATGAATAAACAGTTATCGATCATTTTATACGAACCAGAAATTCCGCCTAATACTGGTAATATCATTCGTCTTTGCGCTAATAGTGGGGCGAAACTTCATTTAATTGAGCCGCTTGGATTTAACTTAGAAGAAAAAGCGCTTCGTAGAGCCGGACTTGATTACGCTGAGTGGGCAGATATGAATGTTTGGCCTAATTTACAAGCATGTTTAGAGGCCATAAAACCTCATAAGGTCTATGCGATGACCACAAAAGGGAGTCGAAATTTTTTTGAAGCTCAATTTGAAGAGAATGATGCACTGATTTTTGGCCCAGAAACAAGAGGGCTTCCTGAAGATTTTATCTTTGGTTTACCAGCTGAGCAGCGTCTTCGTTTACCGATGGTTGAAAATGCTGGTAGGAGTTTAAACCTTTCAAATTCGGTGGCGATTGCGGTATATGAAGCGTGGCGCCAATTTGAGTTTCAATAG